The following are encoded together in the Pseudodesulfovibrio indicus genome:
- a CDS encoding ACT domain-containing protein: protein MKADQLSIFLENRAGRLAEVTRILSEAGVNIRALSLADTSDFGILRLIVSDFDKAKDKLKEAGFTVGRTSVVAVEVNDQPGGLNAILGMLQEAGINVEYMYAFVQQSGDSAVLIFRFDRTDQGIELLQKNNITIIPGDKLCCM from the coding sequence ATGAAAGCCGATCAACTCTCCATATTTCTGGAAAACCGGGCCGGTCGCCTGGCCGAAGTCACCCGCATCCTGTCCGAAGCGGGCGTGAACATTCGTGCCCTGTCCCTGGCCGACACCTCGGACTTCGGCATCCTGCGCCTGATCGTGTCCGACTTCGACAAGGCCAAGGACAAGCTCAAGGAAGCGGGCTTCACCGTGGGCCGCACCTCGGTGGTGGCCGTTGAGGTCAATGACCAGCCCGGCGGCCTGAACGCCATCCTGGGCATGCTCCAGGAAGCGGGCATCAACGTGGAATACATGTACGCCTTCGTGCAGCAGTCCGGCGACTCCGCCGTGCTGATCTTCCGCTTCGACCGCACCGACCAGGGCATCGAACTCCTCCAGAAGAACAACATCACCATCATCCCCGGCGACAAGCTCTGCTGCATGTAA
- the ligA gene encoding NAD-dependent DNA ligase LigA, with protein MVPLSVKERAALLREKIEYHNHRYYVLDDPEISDAEYDVLFRELAALEAEHPELDDPNSPTRRVGGEPAAGFATYEHALRMYSLDNGMNVDEWRAFAERVAKGLGTGDVAYWTDPKMDGLALEVIYENGRFVRAATRGDGMVGEDVTHNMRTVMNLPLTLRGGTVPQLLEVRGEVVMANKDFAALNERQREKGEKVFANPRNAAAGSIRQLDPKVAASRPLRFLAYGVGRVQWADQAENWPTQQRLMEGLRTLGFAIPPEVRLCQSAAEVADYFLELMERRATLPFEIDGVVAKVNDREMQDALGYTSRAPRWALALKFPAHQTKTRLHDIRIQVGRTGVLTPVAELDPVELAGVVVSNATLHNKGYIAERDFRIGDTVLIQRAGDVIPQVLSVDLEQRPADAAPFVFPMTCPVCESPAVEDGERVVCTNPACPAKTVQRLIHFVSKAGLDMEGVGKQWVRKLAEDGVLNTPADLFTLDKTDLLKYERMGDKSAENFVKAIRKAKETAPLWRLVAGLGIRHIGEQAARALAARFEDLDALFAATIEDLTALDGIGGIMAESVLDFKVDEGNRAMVEKFKNVGLWPKGGSPEAQPSGDAPLAGKTFLFTGTLPVKRDEAHAMVEANGGMPVKTISKKVDYLVAGEKAGSKVAKAQTLGVEVIDYDGFLALLQGKTETKPKSLLDF; from the coding sequence ATGGTCCCCTTGAGCGTCAAAGAACGCGCGGCATTGCTGCGCGAAAAAATCGAGTATCACAACCACCGTTACTACGTCCTGGACGATCCGGAGATTTCGGACGCCGAGTACGACGTCCTGTTCCGCGAGCTGGCGGCCCTGGAGGCCGAGCACCCGGAGCTGGACGACCCCAACTCGCCCACCAGGCGGGTGGGCGGCGAGCCCGCCGCCGGGTTCGCCACCTACGAGCACGCCCTGCGCATGTACTCCCTGGACAACGGCATGAACGTGGACGAGTGGCGCGCCTTTGCCGAAAGGGTGGCCAAGGGGCTCGGCACCGGCGACGTCGCCTACTGGACCGACCCCAAGATGGACGGGCTGGCCCTGGAGGTCATCTACGAGAACGGGCGGTTCGTGCGCGCGGCCACGCGCGGCGACGGCATGGTCGGCGAGGACGTGACCCACAACATGCGCACGGTCATGAACCTGCCCCTGACCCTGCGCGGCGGGACCGTTCCGCAGCTCCTGGAGGTGCGCGGCGAGGTGGTCATGGCCAACAAGGATTTCGCGGCCCTCAACGAGCGTCAGCGGGAGAAGGGCGAGAAGGTCTTCGCCAATCCGCGCAACGCCGCGGCCGGGTCCATCCGCCAGCTCGACCCCAAGGTGGCCGCCTCGCGCCCCCTGCGGTTCCTGGCCTACGGGGTGGGGAGGGTGCAATGGGCCGACCAGGCCGAGAACTGGCCCACCCAGCAACGGCTCATGGAAGGGCTGCGCACGCTCGGCTTCGCCATTCCGCCCGAGGTCCGGCTCTGCCAATCCGCCGCCGAGGTAGCCGACTATTTCCTGGAACTGATGGAACGCCGCGCCACGCTGCCCTTCGAGATCGACGGGGTGGTGGCCAAGGTCAACGACCGCGAGATGCAGGACGCGCTGGGCTACACCTCCCGGGCGCCGCGCTGGGCTCTGGCGCTCAAGTTCCCGGCCCACCAGACCAAGACCCGGCTGCACGACATCCGCATCCAGGTGGGACGCACCGGCGTGCTCACCCCGGTGGCCGAGCTGGACCCGGTTGAGCTGGCCGGGGTGGTCGTCTCCAACGCCACGCTGCACAACAAGGGGTACATCGCCGAGCGCGACTTCCGCATCGGGGACACGGTCCTCATCCAGCGCGCGGGCGACGTCATCCCCCAGGTGCTGTCCGTGGACCTGGAGCAGCGTCCGGCAGACGCCGCGCCCTTTGTCTTTCCCATGACCTGCCCGGTCTGCGAAAGCCCGGCCGTGGAGGACGGGGAGCGGGTGGTCTGCACCAACCCGGCCTGTCCGGCCAAGACCGTGCAGCGGCTCATCCACTTCGTGTCCAAGGCGGGGCTGGACATGGAGGGCGTGGGCAAGCAGTGGGTCCGCAAGCTGGCCGAGGACGGGGTCCTGAACACTCCGGCGGACCTCTTCACCCTGGACAAGACCGACCTGCTCAAATACGAGCGCATGGGTGACAAGTCCGCGGAAAACTTCGTCAAGGCAATCAGGAAAGCCAAGGAGACGGCCCCGCTGTGGCGGCTCGTCGCCGGACTCGGCATCCGCCACATCGGCGAGCAGGCCGCGCGCGCCCTGGCCGCCCGGTTCGAGGACCTGGACGCGCTCTTCGCCGCGACCATCGAGGACCTGACCGCCCTGGACGGCATCGGCGGGATCATGGCCGAGTCGGTCCTGGACTTCAAAGTGGATGAGGGCAATCGGGCCATGGTCGAGAAATTCAAGAACGTCGGCCTCTGGCCCAAGGGCGGATCGCCGGAAGCACAACCCTCCGGGGACGCGCCGCTGGCCGGAAAGACATTCCTGTTCACCGGGACCCTGCCCGTGAAGCGGGACGAGGCCCATGCCATGGTCGAGGCCAACGGCGGCATGCCGGTCAAGACCATCTCCAAAAAGGTGGATTACCTGGTGGCCGGGGAAAAGGCCGGGTCCAAGGTGGCCAAGGCCCAAACCCTCGGAGTGGAAGTCATTGACTACGACGGGTTCCTGGCATTACTCCAGGGCAAGACCGAGACAAAGCCGAAGTCCCTGCTGGACTTCTAG
- a CDS encoding substrate-binding periplasmic protein codes for MSVGAGDSITFALFTRGWPPFEMVVEGEPQGAALDIFRASMPDGVEPVVSMKPAARSALRERGDTLYTRLECIDWMDDAENFLWSEPVMTLETVLYSTSAHPVEYRGESSLYGLTIGCIKGFNYPEVETLFESGKANRYNVNSDLVLLRMLKAGRVDVALFDRATVNWLIRNSIELRPEDYHVAADPLGRSQLRFAFSKSPEMIPLLKSINERIRVNREQGVYDRIMEQYR; via the coding sequence TTGTCGGTCGGAGCCGGTGATTCGATTACCTTCGCCTTGTTCACGCGGGGTTGGCCGCCGTTCGAGATGGTCGTGGAAGGTGAGCCCCAGGGCGCGGCCCTGGACATATTCCGGGCCTCCATGCCCGACGGGGTGGAGCCCGTGGTGAGCATGAAGCCTGCGGCCCGCAGCGCCCTCCGCGAGCGGGGCGATACCCTGTACACCCGGCTGGAATGCATCGACTGGATGGACGACGCGGAAAATTTCCTGTGGAGCGAGCCGGTGATGACCCTTGAGACCGTGCTTTATTCCACCAGCGCGCATCCCGTGGAGTACAGGGGCGAGAGCTCCCTGTACGGCCTGACCATCGGTTGCATCAAGGGGTTCAACTATCCCGAGGTTGAAACGCTCTTCGAGTCGGGCAAGGCCAACCGCTACAACGTCAACAGCGATCTGGTGCTGCTCAGGATGCTCAAGGCCGGGCGGGTGGACGTAGCCTTGTTCGACAGGGCCACGGTGAACTGGCTCATCCGCAACTCGATCGAGCTGCGCCCGGAGGATTATCACGTCGCAGCCGACCCCCTGGGCCGTTCGCAGTTGCGTTTCGCCTTCAGCAAGAGCCCGGAGATGATCCCGCTGCTCAAGTCGATCAACGAGCGGATCCGGGTGAACCGGGAGCAGGGTGTCTACGACCGGATCATGGAGCAGTACCGCTAG
- a CDS encoding potassium channel family protein: MKGNFHRRMLRLRARLGSFWSILLGVSYLCVIFLLGIGFYMVYEHWDLASSFYMVVITLSTVGFMEVNQLSPEGRVFTAVLIMLGVGGFVYIAGAFAQVLIDGRLQIMWGKHRMMKMIEKLRNHFIVCGHGRIGSIVVQEIMAEGHDVVVIENDSALIDKMEQDGILCIEGDATSDQVLLSAGLLHAKSLISAVTSELANVYVTLTARQLNPKIDIVARAGDKSHISRLERAGANRVVLPHFIGGLRMAQNVLRPTVTNFLELAVRGNIDLQMEELLVSPESELVNKDLIESKIRANYNLIVIAIQKESGEMVFNPGPKEVIQANDTLLAVGMKKNLAELKEIL, from the coding sequence ATGAAAGGGAATTTCCATCGACGGATGTTGCGGCTGCGCGCCAGGCTGGGCTCCTTCTGGAGCATCCTGCTGGGCGTGAGCTACCTGTGCGTGATCTTCCTGCTCGGGATCGGTTTCTACATGGTCTACGAGCATTGGGACCTGGCCAGTTCCTTCTACATGGTGGTCATCACCCTCTCCACCGTGGGATTCATGGAAGTGAACCAGCTTTCGCCGGAGGGGCGTGTCTTCACGGCCGTCCTGATCATGCTCGGCGTGGGCGGTTTCGTGTACATCGCGGGTGCGTTCGCCCAGGTGCTCATAGACGGGCGTCTGCAAATCATGTGGGGTAAGCACAGAATGATGAAGATGATCGAGAAGCTGAGAAACCATTTCATCGTCTGCGGCCACGGCCGTATCGGCAGCATCGTGGTGCAGGAGATCATGGCCGAGGGCCACGACGTGGTGGTCATCGAGAACGACTCCGCACTCATCGACAAGATGGAGCAGGACGGCATTTTGTGTATCGAGGGCGACGCCACCAGCGACCAGGTGCTCCTGTCCGCCGGGCTGCTGCACGCCAAGTCCCTGATCTCCGCCGTGACCAGCGAGCTGGCCAACGTCTACGTCACCCTGACCGCCCGGCAGCTCAACCCCAAGATCGACATCGTGGCCCGCGCCGGGGACAAGTCGCACATCTCGCGCCTGGAGCGGGCGGGAGCGAACAGGGTGGTCCTGCCGCACTTCATCGGCGGCCTGCGCATGGCCCAGAACGTCCTGCGCCCCACGGTGACCAACTTTCTCGAACTGGCGGTGCGCGGCAACATCGACCTCCAGATGGAGGAGCTGCTGGTCTCTCCCGAGTCCGAGCTGGTGAACAAGGACCTCATCGAATCCAAGATCCGGGCCAACTACAATCTCATCGTCATCGCCATCCAGAAGGAATCCGGGGAGATGGTCTTCAATCCCGGCCCCAAGGAAGTCATCCAGGCCAACGACACCCTGCTGGCCGTGGGCATGAAGAAGAATCTGGCTGAACTCAAAGAAATTTTGTAA
- the cls gene encoding cardiolipin synthase, which translates to MENLETSLLLGLASLFYTAMEITGIITAIIAVRETRTPQGAIAWAISLVTFPLFSLPLYWIFGKSKFNGYVEAMRAGREEFARLIGDRHSVPPVRPLHDRKSPHAPRTLFETLARAPFQGGNDVKLLINGEPTFQAIFQAIETAEKYILIQFYIIHDDGLGNRLKELLIRKAAQGVRIRLLYDEVGSYHTPAAYWKALEDAGIEAHPFHTTKGPGNRFQLNFRNHRKIVVVDGRVGFVGGHNVGDEYLGGKDNGYGGWRDTHIRICGPALLQVQVCFGKDWYWATSTIPDIDLSMPDACGDVELIALPTGPEDALENCSLMFIQAIESARDRFWIASPYFVPDSSVMKALQMAAMRGVDVRLMLPMKPDHLLVYLAGFSCLKELALPGVRVFRYDDGFLHQKVFLSDDRLAGVGTANLDNRSFRLNFELTMIAEDKTFCREIEQMFLTDFDHCVETEPDEYDRKNLVYQTVIRFARLLSPIL; encoded by the coding sequence ATGGAGAACCTGGAAACTTCCCTTCTGCTCGGCCTGGCCAGCCTCTTCTACACCGCCATGGAGATCACGGGCATCATCACCGCCATCATCGCGGTCCGGGAGACGCGCACCCCGCAGGGGGCCATCGCCTGGGCCATCTCCCTGGTCACCTTCCCCCTGTTCTCCCTCCCGCTCTACTGGATATTCGGCAAATCCAAGTTCAACGGCTACGTCGAGGCCATGCGCGCGGGCCGCGAGGAATTCGCCCGGCTCATCGGCGACCGGCACTCGGTGCCGCCGGTGCGTCCGCTGCACGATCGCAAAAGCCCCCACGCCCCCCGGACCCTCTTCGAGACCCTGGCCCGGGCACCGTTCCAGGGCGGCAACGACGTGAAGCTGCTGATCAACGGCGAACCCACCTTCCAAGCCATCTTCCAGGCCATCGAGACGGCGGAAAAGTACATCCTCATCCAGTTCTACATCATCCACGACGACGGACTGGGCAACCGGCTGAAGGAACTGCTCATCCGCAAGGCGGCGCAGGGCGTCCGCATCAGGCTCCTCTACGACGAGGTGGGCAGCTACCATACCCCGGCCGCCTACTGGAAAGCCCTGGAGGACGCGGGCATCGAGGCCCACCCCTTCCACACCACCAAGGGGCCGGGCAACCGGTTCCAGCTCAATTTCCGCAACCACCGCAAGATCGTGGTCGTGGACGGCCGCGTCGGGTTCGTGGGCGGCCACAACGTGGGCGACGAATACCTGGGCGGCAAGGACAACGGCTACGGCGGCTGGCGCGATACCCACATCCGCATCTGCGGCCCGGCCCTGCTCCAGGTCCAGGTCTGCTTCGGCAAGGACTGGTACTGGGCCACGAGCACCATCCCAGATATCGACCTGTCCATGCCCGACGCCTGCGGCGACGTGGAGTTGATCGCCCTGCCCACCGGCCCCGAAGACGCCCTGGAGAACTGCTCGCTCATGTTCATCCAGGCCATCGAATCCGCACGCGACCGGTTCTGGATCGCCAGCCCCTATTTCGTGCCGGACAGCTCGGTCATGAAAGCGCTCCAGATGGCCGCCATGCGCGGCGTGGACGTGCGCCTCATGCTGCCCATGAAACCGGACCACCTGCTGGTCTACCTGGCCGGGTTCTCCTGCCTCAAGGAACTCGCCCTGCCCGGCGTGCGCGTCTTCCGCTACGACGACGGATTCCTGCACCAGAAGGTCTTCCTGTCCGACGACAGGCTCGCGGGCGTGGGCACCGCCAACCTCGACAACCGCTCCTTCCGGCTCAATTTCGAACTGACCATGATCGCCGAAGACAAGACCTTCTGCCGGGAAATCGAACAGATGTTCCTCACCGACTTCGATCACTGCGTGGAAACCGAACCCGACGAATACGACCGCAAGAACCTCGTCTACCAAACCGTCATCCGCTTCGCCCGCCTCCTGTCACCCATTTTGTAA
- the uvrB gene encoding excinuclease ABC subunit UvrB produces MPEFRLVSEYTLKGDQPQAVAELTAGLSAGVRDQVLLGATGTGKTFTMANVVAQLNRPALVLAPNKTLAAQLYTEFRGLFPDNAVEYFVSYYDYYQPEAYLPHSDVYIEKDSSINDDIDKLRHAATHALLTRKDVLIVASVSCIYGLGSPEFYAKMVIPVEEGQTLAMESLLGRLVEIHYERNDYDFHRGTFRVRGDVVEIIPAYSREKALRIEFFGDEIDSISETDPLTGEVKDRLRKTVIYPGSHFVSDRDNLDRAVSDIRDELQHRLAYLKRNNKLVEAQRLEQRTQYDLETIEELGYCNGIENYSRHLDGRVEGQPPSTLLDYFPDDFILFVDESHIALPQVGGMYRGDRSRKTTLVDFGFRLPSALDNRPLNYEEFQERVLQAVYVSATPGPLELDLAQGVVVEQIIRPTGLVDPQIEVRKTKGQIDDLLAECKKRQARDERVLVTTLTKRMAEDLNDYLNQMGVQAKYLHSDIDTLERMAIIQALRAGEFFVLVGINLLREGLDIPEVSLVAILDGDKEGFLRSARSLIQTFGRAARNSEGRVILYADKVTDSMAAAMDETERRRARQQEYNLEHGITPETIRKKVDNLFGELGRGAPGTGNVALAAEEGEDYSLDPKALNKTVKRLEREMREAAKELEFERAAELRDRIARLRERMLELG; encoded by the coding sequence ATGCCGGAATTCAGACTCGTCAGCGAATACACCCTCAAGGGGGACCAGCCCCAGGCCGTGGCCGAGCTCACCGCCGGACTCTCCGCCGGGGTGCGCGATCAGGTCCTGCTCGGCGCCACCGGCACGGGCAAGACCTTCACCATGGCCAACGTGGTCGCGCAGCTCAACCGCCCGGCCCTGGTCCTGGCCCCGAACAAGACCCTGGCCGCACAGCTCTACACCGAGTTCCGGGGGTTGTTCCCGGACAATGCGGTGGAATATTTCGTCAGTTATTACGACTATTACCAGCCGGAAGCCTACCTGCCGCACTCGGACGTCTACATCGAGAAGGATTCGTCCATCAACGACGACATCGACAAGCTGCGCCACGCGGCCACCCACGCGCTGCTGACCCGCAAGGACGTGCTCATCGTGGCCTCGGTCTCCTGCATCTACGGCCTCGGCTCGCCGGAGTTCTACGCCAAGATGGTCATCCCGGTGGAGGAGGGCCAGACCCTGGCCATGGAGTCCCTGCTCGGCAGGCTGGTGGAAATCCATTACGAGCGCAACGACTACGATTTCCATCGCGGCACCTTCCGGGTGCGCGGCGACGTGGTCGAGATCATTCCGGCCTACAGCCGCGAGAAGGCGCTGCGCATCGAATTCTTCGGCGACGAGATCGACTCCATCTCCGAGACCGATCCCCTGACCGGCGAGGTCAAGGACCGGCTGCGCAAGACGGTCATCTATCCCGGCTCCCACTTCGTGTCCGACCGCGACAACCTTGACCGGGCCGTGAGCGACATCCGCGACGAGCTGCAGCACCGGCTGGCCTACCTCAAGCGCAATAACAAGCTGGTCGAGGCCCAGCGGCTGGAGCAGCGCACCCAGTACGACCTGGAGACCATCGAGGAGCTGGGCTACTGTAACGGCATCGAGAACTACTCGCGCCACCTGGACGGGCGCGTGGAGGGCCAGCCGCCGTCGACCCTGCTCGACTATTTCCCCGACGACTTCATTCTCTTCGTGGACGAATCGCACATCGCGCTGCCCCAGGTGGGCGGCATGTACCGGGGCGACCGTTCGCGCAAGACCACCCTGGTGGACTTCGGCTTCCGGCTGCCCTCGGCCCTGGACAACAGGCCGCTGAACTACGAGGAGTTCCAGGAGCGCGTGCTCCAGGCGGTCTACGTCTCGGCCACCCCCGGCCCCCTGGAGCTGGACCTGGCCCAGGGCGTGGTGGTGGAGCAGATCATCCGGCCCACCGGCCTGGTGGACCCGCAGATAGAGGTCCGAAAAACCAAGGGCCAGATTGACGATTTGCTGGCGGAGTGTAAGAAAAGGCAGGCAAGGGACGAGCGGGTCCTGGTGACCACGCTGACCAAGCGCATGGCCGAGGACCTGAACGACTACCTGAACCAGATGGGCGTCCAGGCCAAGTACCTGCATTCGGACATCGACACCCTGGAGCGCATGGCCATCATCCAGGCGCTGCGTGCGGGCGAATTCTTCGTCCTGGTGGGCATCAACCTGCTGCGCGAGGGGCTCGATATCCCGGAGGTCTCCCTGGTGGCCATCCTGGACGGCGACAAGGAGGGATTCCTGCGCTCCGCGCGGTCGCTCATCCAGACCTTCGGCCGGGCGGCCCGGAACTCGGAAGGGCGGGTTATTCTCTACGCCGACAAGGTCACGGATTCCATGGCCGCGGCCATGGACGAGACCGAGCGCAGGCGCGCCAGGCAGCAGGAATACAACCTGGAGCACGGCATCACGCCGGAAACCATCCGCAAGAAGGTGGACAACCTCTTCGGGGAGCTGGGCCGGGGCGCGCCGGGGACCGGGAACGTGGCCCTGGCCGCAGAGGAGGGCGAGGACTACTCGCTCGATCCCAAGGCGCTGAACAAGACCGTCAAGCGGTTGGAGCGCGAGATGCGCGAGGCCGCCAAGGAACTGGAATTCGAGCGGGCGGCGGAACTTCGGGACCGCATCGCCCGGTTGCGCGAGCGAATGCTGGAGCTGGGGTAA
- a CDS encoding Hpt domain-containing protein: MESEVVDSKFLESMAKRRPFMKRMFTVFISQEPKRIQDIRNALNDRDQERLRHLVHSLKGGAATIGVERVRACCLEMENASKAGDLEKAAELMDKLELEIRRAYAFMFKYLAEH, from the coding sequence ATGGAAAGCGAAGTAGTAGACAGCAAGTTTTTGGAATCCATGGCAAAGCGCCGTCCGTTCATGAAGCGGATGTTCACCGTGTTCATCTCGCAGGAGCCCAAACGGATTCAGGACATCCGCAACGCGCTGAACGACCGCGACCAGGAACGGTTGCGGCATCTGGTCCACTCCCTCAAGGGCGGGGCCGCCACCATCGGCGTGGAGCGGGTGCGCGCCTGCTGCCTGGAGATGGAAAACGCCTCCAAGGCGGGCGATCTGGAAAAGGCGGCGGAGCTCATGGACAAGCTTGAGCTGGAGATTCGCCGCGCCTATGCCTTCATGTTCAAATACCTGGCCGAACACTAG
- a CDS encoding CPBP family intramembrane glutamic endopeptidase, whose translation MEFAVLFGVIPLCYAIGWLPLPKIPLLLTVSGVALAYLIKTKNLPKSAVFIQFREIKPYIRPIILRCLAVTAFSVAAVAVLTPSELFAFPRSRPLLWLAVMGLYPILSALPQELLYRAFLFARYPPILRTPAALTLASVLSFAFLHVVFGNPVAVVLTIPAGYVFTRTYRDTGSLTLAALEHAAYGCIVFTVGLGRFFYHPA comes from the coding sequence ATGGAATTTGCGGTCCTGTTCGGTGTCATTCCGCTCTGCTACGCCATCGGGTGGCTGCCGCTGCCGAAAATCCCCCTGCTCCTGACGGTTTCCGGCGTGGCCCTCGCCTATCTCATCAAGACAAAAAATCTGCCGAAATCAGCTGTTTTCATCCAATTCAGAGAAATCAAGCCCTACATTCGGCCAATAATTCTCCGTTGTCTTGCCGTGACCGCCTTTTCCGTGGCCGCGGTGGCCGTTCTCACCCCATCCGAGCTGTTCGCCTTTCCCCGGTCGCGCCCTCTGCTCTGGCTGGCGGTGATGGGGCTCTACCCCATCCTGTCCGCCCTGCCCCAGGAACTCCTCTACCGGGCTTTCCTGTTCGCGCGCTATCCTCCCATCCTGCGCACGCCCGCCGCCCTGACCCTGGCCAGCGTCCTGAGCTTCGCCTTCCTGCACGTCGTGTTCGGGAACCCGGTGGCCGTGGTGCTGACCATCCCGGCAGGGTACGTCTTCACGCGGACCTACCGCGACACCGGCTCCCTGACCCTGGCCGCGCTGGAGCACGCGGCCTACGGGTGCATCGTCTTCACAGTGGGGTTGGGTCGCTTTTTCTACCATCCGGCCTGA
- a CDS encoding MATE family efflux transporter produces MRDQAVGPLKQHPFLGKPNRTLVGMAVPVLFSLVAEPLTGLADTAFVARLPGSEPVAALGVGTVAFTSIFWAFTFLGIGTQTEVAHAEGGNDHERAVKLVSLACFLAGCIGVAIMFASIGFLAPIAGLFGAEGQVNDLACDYMYYRLLGAPAVLVTLACFGGLRGVQDMRTPLYVAVGVNVVNVFLDWALIFGNPLVAPMGVAGAAIASTISQWIGAVWCLEAVRRSLGLTWRMRGAGLARLMRVGGDLFVRTGAVLVFLALCTRVANRFGSDQGAAFQAIRQFFIFSALFLDAFAITGQSLVGWFLGAGDRANARRVASAVCWWSFGTGVALCVLMLLGSDVVAWLLVPPSAHAVFGPGWIVVALSQPIGSLSFATDGIHWGAGDFGYLRNVMLAASIVAGACVLAVELYHPPQVLVFIWLATALWTFIRAGFGLVRIWPGVGRAPLNP; encoded by the coding sequence GTGCGGGATCAAGCCGTCGGGCCGTTGAAACAGCATCCCTTTCTCGGGAAACCCAACCGGACCCTTGTGGGCATGGCGGTCCCGGTCCTGTTCTCCCTGGTGGCCGAGCCGCTGACCGGCCTGGCCGACACCGCCTTCGTGGCCCGGCTGCCCGGTTCCGAGCCGGTGGCGGCGCTGGGCGTGGGCACGGTCGCCTTCACGTCCATCTTCTGGGCGTTCACCTTTCTCGGCATCGGCACCCAGACCGAAGTGGCCCACGCAGAGGGCGGGAACGACCACGAGCGCGCGGTCAAGTTGGTCTCCCTGGCCTGTTTCCTGGCCGGTTGCATCGGGGTGGCCATCATGTTCGCGTCCATCGGCTTCCTCGCGCCCATTGCCGGGCTGTTCGGGGCCGAGGGGCAGGTCAACGATCTGGCCTGCGACTACATGTATTATCGGTTGCTCGGCGCGCCCGCGGTGCTGGTCACCCTGGCCTGTTTCGGCGGGTTGCGCGGGGTCCAGGACATGCGCACCCCCCTGTACGTGGCCGTGGGCGTCAACGTGGTCAACGTGTTTCTCGACTGGGCGTTGATCTTTGGCAATCCGCTGGTCGCGCCCATGGGCGTGGCGGGCGCGGCCATCGCCAGCACGATCAGCCAGTGGATCGGCGCGGTCTGGTGCCTGGAGGCGGTGCGCCGTTCCCTGGGGTTGACCTGGCGCATGCGCGGCGCGGGGTTGGCCCGGCTGATGCGCGTGGGCGGGGATCTGTTCGTGCGCACGGGCGCGGTGCTGGTCTTCCTGGCCCTGTGCACCCGCGTCGCCAACCGGTTCGGCTCGGACCAGGGCGCGGCCTTTCAGGCCATCCGCCAGTTCTTCATCTTTTCGGCCCTGTTCCTGGACGCCTTCGCCATCACCGGCCAGTCGCTGGTGGGCTGGTTTTTGGGGGCGGGCGATCGGGCCAACGCCCGCCGCGTGGCCAGTGCCGTGTGCTGGTGGAGCTTCGGCACGGGCGTGGCTTTATGCGTGCTCATGCTGCTCGGTTCGGACGTGGTGGCCTGGCTGCTGGTGCCGCCCTCGGCCCACGCCGTGTTCGGGCCTGGCTGGATCGTGGTCGCCCTGAGCCAGCCCATAGGGTCCCTGTCCTTTGCCACGGACGGCATCCATTGGGGGGCCGGCGACTTCGGCTATTTGCGCAACGTCATGCTGGCGGCATCCATCGTGGCCGGGGCGTGCGTGCTGGCCGTGGAACTGTACCATCCTCCGCAGGTGCTGGTCTTCATCTGGCTGGCCACGGCCCTGTGGACCTTCATCCGCGCCGGATTCGGCCTGGTCCGCATCTGGCCCGGGGTGGGCCGCGCCCCGCTCAATCCCTAG
- the dapB gene encoding 4-hydroxy-tetrahydrodipicolinate reductase, which yields MTVDIVILGAKGRMGNMLVNQTLADEGLNLVGACERKGNADGMHYEDCEISDCLEDLLPKVPGAVIIDFTAPESSVAMAKIAAKNGNPAVIGTTGLNPDQQAELAESAKQVPLFWAPNMSVGINVLLKIMPMLVHALGENYDMEIVETHHKMKKDSPSGTALKLAQVLAEARGWIYDDVKKHCRDGIIGERPKNEIGVQTLRGGDVVGEHTMFFFGPGERIEVTHRAHSRETFAAGALRAAKWLANQKPGKLYNMADIF from the coding sequence ATGACTGTGGACATCGTCATCCTCGGGGCCAAGGGCCGCATGGGGAACATGCTGGTCAACCAGACCCTGGCCGACGAGGGGCTGAACCTGGTGGGCGCGTGCGAGCGCAAGGGCAATGCGGACGGCATGCACTACGAGGACTGCGAAATTTCCGATTGCCTGGAAGACCTGCTGCCCAAGGTGCCGGGCGCGGTGATCATCGACTTCACTGCCCCGGAATCCTCCGTGGCCATGGCCAAGATCGCCGCCAAGAACGGCAACCCGGCGGTCATCGGGACCACCGGCCTCAACCCGGATCAGCAGGCCGAGCTGGCCGAGTCCGCCAAACAGGTGCCCCTCTTCTGGGCGCCGAACATGTCCGTGGGCATCAACGTGCTGCTCAAGATCATGCCCATGCTCGTCCACGCCCTGGGCGAAAATTACGACATGGAAATCGTCGAGACCCATCACAAGATGAAAAAGGACTCGCCCAGCGGCACCGCCCTCAAACTCGCCCAGGTCCTGGCCGAGGCGCGCGGCTGGATATACGACGACGTCAAGAAGCACTGCCGCGACGGCATCATCGGCGAGCGCCCCAAAAACGAGATCGGCGTCCAGACCCTGCGCGGCGGCGACGTGGTCGGCGAACACACCATGTTCTTCTTCGGCCCGGGCGAACGCATCGAGGTCACCCACCGCGCCCACTCGCGCGAAACCTTTGCCGCCGGTGCCCTGCGCGCCGCCAAATGGCTCGCCAACCAAAAGCCCGGCAAACTTTACAACATGGCCGATATCTTCTAG